Proteins encoded in a region of the Magallana gigas chromosome 8, xbMagGiga1.1, whole genome shotgun sequence genome:
- the LOC105326077 gene encoding ATP-binding cassette sub-family C member 4 isoform X2, translating into MDETLRHHKPNPILTANPLSKLLFWWMNPIFSTGYKRKLEVEDMFNVTNEDASEDLGNRLEREWNKEAEKKKPQNKSPSLFRCIVRMFGVQYALLGIIVFIEEVTKVVQPLLLGKLIRYFTSEPSISETEAYLYAMGMSLSVIILAIFHHPYFFTVQRIGMQIRVACCSLLYRKALRLSNKALGQTTTGQIVNLMSNDVNRFDTAVMFIHYIWIGPTQAIFVLVILWMELGPSALAGFGVLLCLVPVQSLMGKLFAKLRNKTAIHTDERVKVMNEIISGMRVIKMYCWEKPFGELVAKIRKCELRYVQASKFISGVQASVWTVGPRLIYLAVVVPPALLGVVIRPERLYVCLALLFNLTHSFLGCFFLAISRASESMISLRRIKNFLMLEELDQGSIEDASGLRPKLQNCFIEVDHLSAKWDAESEQPTLSDISVSVKPGKLLAVIGPVGAGKSSLLMSILHELPQTEGSVKVRGKISYTSQQPWVFSASLRQNIVFGNKFDNAHYSKIIKACALDKDIEVMPNGDSTMIGDRGVSLSGGQRARVSLARALYMEADVYLLDDPLSAVDAVVSRHLFQKVIKGILKNKPVILVTHQLHFLKEADEIIILKEGKCLGKGTFDEMSTSGIDFSSLLQTNEEEEEKKNPPAVVYERATSVEHAHSSLQNIGSTFSLTSIGTEFEPDPVKLPEEEERKDGQVGLWVYFKYFQAGSGPIKFPVLFLLNVIAQAAYIISDWWLARWANNEERRGDMIDQDALLRSQGMNNTNITIPDSQTDFNVYVFSGIIASVFIFGLLRALMYFKVAVDAAKHLHNKMFRRLLRVPIRFFDINPVGRVLNRFSKDTGHMDDNLPITFFDYIQCVLTILGIVIVVVVIIPYVFVLLIPILILLYITRRYHIITSRHIKRLEGTTRSPVFSHLSASLQGLHTIRALRVQEKFCEEFDNHQNLHTESWFLFLSSSRWLAVRLDWMCAIFITVVSFACVFLAKDLNAGLVGLLMTYAIMLMGLFQWGVRQSAEVESQMISVERVLEYSKLDTEENLESDTPPPPSWPQNGKIVAKNARLRYGPNLPWVFHGLNFVINGREKVGLVGRTGAGKSSLISLMFRMAEIDGSIIIDDVDTQKIGLHELRNKISIIPQDPVLFTGPLRKNLDPFGESSDEQLWKALEEVQLKSAVDDLPGQLDSEVSEGGSNFSVGQRQLICLARAILRQNHILMIDEATANVDPRTDSLIQKTIREKFKQCTVLTIAHRLNTIMDSDKVMVLNEGNVVEFNHPHVLLQDTEGYFYKMVQQTGKGESQKLLDIAKSTYSNIPPENRPALFTESESVTADDIYLSQGDNGVNSDRANHVIKNQDGGVSLPNGVVNDDNDDDDENIDETETSSLLTSNNRQEPDNVASLSLSPDKDSMPLVKKEDLPIESSSPIHHEKDSTPGAPNEDSNETSETTELLISEDDRD; encoded by the exons GTGGATGAACCCCATCTTCAGCACTGGCTACAAGAGGAAGTTGGAGGTAGAGGACATGTTCAATGTCACCAATGAGGACGCATCAGAGGACCTCGGAAATAGACTAGAGAG aGAATGGAATAAAGAAGCAGAAAAGAAGAAACCCCAGAACAAATCACCAAGCTTATTCAGATGTATAGTCCGGATGTTTGGAGTCCAGTATGCCTTATTAGGAATCATTGTGTTCATAGAG gAAGTTACAAAGGTTGTGCAGCCCCTGTTGCTGGGAAAGTTGATTCGATACTTCACCTCAGAACCAAGCATATCAGAAACGGAGGCTTACCTGTATGCTATGGGGATGAGTCTGTCAGTCATCATTCTGGCCATTTTCCACCATCCCTACTTTTTCACCGTCCAGCGAATCGGAATGCAGATCCGTGTGGCATGTTGCTCGCTCCTGTATCGAAAG GCTTTACGGTTAAGCAACAAAGCCCTGGGACAGACGACTACAGGACAGATTGTGAACCTTATGTCTAATGATGTCAACAGATTTGACACG GCTGTGATGTTCATCCACTACATATGGATAGGACCTACCCAGGCCATCTTTGTTTTGGTTATACTGTGGATGGAGCTGGGTCCCTCCGCCCTGGCCGGCTTCGGTGTTCTACTCTGTCTGGTTCCTGTGCAAAGCCTGATGGGAAAACTGTTTGCCAAGCTCAG AAACAAGACTGCGATCCACACAGATGAGAGGGTAAAGGTCATGAATGAGATCATTTCAGGAATGAGGGTGATCAAGATGTATTGCTGGGAAAAACCATTCGGAGAACTAGTCGCCAAAATTAGGAA GTGTGAACTGAGGTATGTTCAGGCATCAAAGTTCATCTCGGGAGTTCAGGCCTCAGTTTGGACAGTGGGTCCTCGTCTCATTTACTTGGCTGTGGTTGTTCCTCCAGCACTCTTGGGAGTCGTTATCCGCCCAGAACGACTTTACGTCTGTCTTGCTCTGTTGTTTAACTTGACACATTCGTTTCTTGGCTGTTTCTTTCTCGCCATCTCGAGAGCTAGTGAGTCTATGATCTCGTTGAGGAGAATAAAG AATTTCCTTATGCTGGAGGAACTGGACCAAGGATCTATAGAGGATGCATCAGGGTTACGTCCCAAGCTACAAAACTGTTTCATAGAAGTAGACCACCTCTCCGCCAAGTGGGACGCA GAATCGGAACAGCCAACTCTGAGTGATATATCTGTGAGTGTGAAACCAGGGAAACTATTAGCAGTTATTGGACCTGTTGGAGCAGGAAAA tCTTCCTTGCTGATGAGTATTCTGCATGAGTTACCACAGACGGAAGGTAGTGTGAAAGTGCGAGGAAAGATCTCATACACTTCCCAGCAGCCCTGGGTGTTTTCTGCCAGCCTCcgacaaaatattgttttcggAAACAAGTTTGATAATGCTCATTACAGCAAGATCATTAAGGCTTGTGCATTAGACAAG GACATTGAAGTGATGCCGAATGGAGACAGCACTATGATAGGAGACAGAGGGGTCAGCCTGAGTGGAGGTCAAAGGGCAAGGGTCAGTCTAGCCCGGGCCCTGTACATGGAGGCTGATGTTTATCTGTTGGATGATCCACTCAGTGCAGTCGATGCCGTAGTCAGcaggcacctgtttcaaaa GGTTATTAAAGGCATACTGAAAAACAAGCCTGTCATTCTGGTAACACATCAGCTCCACTTTCTGAAAGAGGCAGATgaaattatcattttgaaaGAG GGAAAGTGTCTGGGTAAAGGAACCTTTGATGAGATGTCAACCTCAGGAATTGACTTTTCCTCCTTACTGCAAACcaatgaagaagaagaagagaaaaaaaaccctcctGCTGTAGTGTACGAGAGAGCAACCAGTGTGGAGCATGCACACTCCAGTCTACAGAACATCGGGTCCACTTTCTCCCTAACCTCAATAGGCACAGAATTTGAG CCTGACCCTGTGAAGCTACCAGAAGAGGAAGAAAGGAAGGATGGACAAGTGGGATTGTGGGTATACTTCAAGTACTTCCAGGCGGGATCTGGTCCCATCAAGTTTCCTGTACTGTTTCTCCTTAACGTGATTGCCCAGGCTGCTTACATTATCAGTGATTGGTGGCTAGCAAGATG GGCCAATAATGAGGAAAGAAGAGGAGATATGATTGATCAAGATGCTCTCCTTAGATCTCAAGGAATGAACAATACAAACATCACTATTCCTGACAGCCAGACAGACTTCAATGTGTACGTCTTTTCAGGGATCATTGCATCTGTGTTCATCTTTGGCCTTCTCAGAGCCTTGATGTATTTCAAGGTGGCAGTTGATGCAGCCAAACATTTACACAACAAGATGTTTAGGAGGCTTCTCCGAGTCCCGATCAGATTCTTTGACATTAATCCAGTTG GAAGAGTATTAAACCGCTTTTCCAAAGACACAGGACACATGGATGATAACCTGCCAATCACATTCTTTGATTACATACAG TGTGTTCTGACAATTCTCGGCATCGTCATTGTGGTGGTAGTCATCATTccgtatgtttttgttttattgattcCAATTCTGATCTTGCTGTACATCACTCGAAGATATCACATCATTACCTCCAGACATATCAAGAGACTGGAGGGAACCA CCAGAAGTCCTGTGTTTTCCCACCTAAGTGCCTCTCTCCAAGGTCTGCACACAATCCGAGCGCTGCGTGTCCAAGAGAAGTTCTGTGAGGAGTTTGACAACCACCAGAACCTCCACACCGAGTCCTGGTTCCTCTTCTTGTCCTCCAGTCGCTGGCTGGCTGTCCGGCTCGACTGGATGTGTGCCATTTTTATCACCGTCGTGTCTTTTGCCTGTGTCTTTCTTGCCAAAG ACCTGAATGCGGGACTGGTGGGTCTGTTGATGACCTATGCCATTATGCTGATGGGGCTGTTCCAGTGGGGGGTCAGGCAGAGTGCAGAGGTCGAAAGTCAG atgattTCTGTGGAGAGAGTCTTGGAGTACTCTAAACTGGACACGGAGGAGAACCTGGAGTCGGACACACCCCCACCACCCTCTTGGCCGCAGAACGGGAAAATTGTGGCCAAGAACGCCCGCCTCAGATATGGACCTAACTTACCGTGGGTGTTCCATGGATTGAACTTTGTCATCAATGGCAGAGAAAAG GTTGGACTGGTGGGACGTACAGGGGCTGGCAAAAGCTCCCTGATCAGCTTGATGTTTAGAATGGCTGAAATTGACGGCTCCATAATAATAGACGATGTGGATACACAGAAAATTGGCCTCCATGAACTGAGGAACAAGATCTCCATTATACCACAG GACCCCGTTTTATTTACTGGTCCCCTGCGTAAAAATTTGGATCCTTTTGGAGAATCTTCCGATGAACAGCTGTGGAAAGCCCTAGAAGAG GTTCAGTTGAAGTCTGCTGTGGATGATCTTCCTGGGCAGCTGGACTCTGAAGTGTCCGAGGGTGGATCCAACTTCAGCGTGGGTCAGCGTCAACTGATCTGTCTGGCAAGAGCCATTCTTAGACAAAATCACATACTGATGATCGATGAAGCAACAGCTAATGTCGATCCAAG GACTGACAGTCTTATCCAGAAGACTATTCGTGAAAAGTTCAAACAGTGTACAGTCTTAACTATTGCACATCGTTTGAACACCATCATGGACTCTGATAAAGTCATG gttCTGAATGAAGGAAATGTGGTGGAATTTAACCACCCGCATGTTCTGCTACAAGACACAGAGGGATATTTCTACAAGATGGTGCAACAAACTGGTAAAGGAGAGTCCCAGAAACTCCTCGACATCGCAAAGTCCACCTACAGCAATATTCCGCCAGAAAATCGCCCTGCTCTCTTTACAGAGAGTGAAAGTGTCACAGCAGACGACATCTACTTGTCCCAGGGTGACAATGGTGTGAACTCTGATAGGGCTAATCATGTGATAAAGAATCAAGATGGAGGTGTCTCTTTACCTAATGGGGTTgtgaatgatgataatgatgatgatgatgaaaacaTTGATGAAACAGAGACAAGTTCTCTCCTGACTTCCAATAATCGTCAAGAACCCGATAATGTCGCTAGTCTTTCTCTTTCTCCTGACAAAGATTCCATGCCCCTAGTCAAAAAGGAGGACCTGCCCATTGAATCCTCAAGCCCTATCCACCATGAGAAGGATTCTACGCCTGGAGCACCAAATGAAGATTCCAATGAGACCTCCGAGACAACGGAACTTTTGATTTCTGAAGATGATAGGGATTAA
- the LOC105326077 gene encoding ATP-binding cassette sub-family C member 4 isoform X1 gives MDETLRHHKPNPILTANPLSKLLFWWMNPIFSTGYKRKLEVEDMFNVTNEDASEDLGNRLEREWNKEAEKKKPQNKSPSLFRCIVRMFGVQYALLGIIVFIEEVTKVVQPLLLGKLIRYFTSEPSISETEAYLYAMGMSLSVIILAIFHHPYFFTVQRIGMQIRVACCSLLYRKALRLSNKALGQTTTGQIVNLMSNDVNRFDTAVMFIHYIWIGPTQAIFVLVILWMELGPSALAGFGVLLCLVPVQSLMGKLFAKLRNKTAIHTDERVKVMNEIISGMRVIKMYCWEKPFGELVAKIRKSESGRIRMSNYIRALILGPFLVSTKFVIFLTFVVFVYTGGTLTAEKVFVTISLYQAVRLSTTLFIPFAIQFISETRVTIKRLENFLMLEELDQGSIEDASGLRPKLQNCFIEVDHLSAKWDAESEQPTLSDISVSVKPGKLLAVIGPVGAGKSSLLMSILHELPQTEGSVKVRGKISYTSQQPWVFSASLRQNIVFGNKFDNAHYSKIIKACALDKDIEVMPNGDSTMIGDRGVSLSGGQRARVSLARALYMEADVYLLDDPLSAVDAVVSRHLFQKVIKGILKNKPVILVTHQLHFLKEADEIIILKEGKCLGKGTFDEMSTSGIDFSSLLQTNEEEEEKKNPPAVVYERATSVEHAHSSLQNIGSTFSLTSIGTEFEPDPVKLPEEEERKDGQVGLWVYFKYFQAGSGPIKFPVLFLLNVIAQAAYIISDWWLARWANNEERRGDMIDQDALLRSQGMNNTNITIPDSQTDFNVYVFSGIIASVFIFGLLRALMYFKVAVDAAKHLHNKMFRRLLRVPIRFFDINPVGRVLNRFSKDTGHMDDNLPITFFDYIQCVLTILGIVIVVVVIIPYVFVLLIPILILLYITRRYHIITSRHIKRLEGTTRSPVFSHLSASLQGLHTIRALRVQEKFCEEFDNHQNLHTESWFLFLSSSRWLAVRLDWMCAIFITVVSFACVFLAKDLNAGLVGLLMTYAIMLMGLFQWGVRQSAEVESQMISVERVLEYSKLDTEENLESDTPPPPSWPQNGKIVAKNARLRYGPNLPWVFHGLNFVINGREKVGLVGRTGAGKSSLISLMFRMAEIDGSIIIDDVDTQKIGLHELRNKISIIPQDPVLFTGPLRKNLDPFGESSDEQLWKALEEVQLKSAVDDLPGQLDSEVSEGGSNFSVGQRQLICLARAILRQNHILMIDEATANVDPRTDSLIQKTIREKFKQCTVLTIAHRLNTIMDSDKVMVLNEGNVVEFNHPHVLLQDTEGYFYKMVQQTGKGESQKLLDIAKSTYSNIPPENRPALFTESESVTADDIYLSQGDNGVNSDRANHVIKNQDGGVSLPNGVVNDDNDDDDENIDETETSSLLTSNNRQEPDNVASLSLSPDKDSMPLVKKEDLPIESSSPIHHEKDSTPGAPNEDSNETSETTELLISEDDRD, from the exons GTGGATGAACCCCATCTTCAGCACTGGCTACAAGAGGAAGTTGGAGGTAGAGGACATGTTCAATGTCACCAATGAGGACGCATCAGAGGACCTCGGAAATAGACTAGAGAG aGAATGGAATAAAGAAGCAGAAAAGAAGAAACCCCAGAACAAATCACCAAGCTTATTCAGATGTATAGTCCGGATGTTTGGAGTCCAGTATGCCTTATTAGGAATCATTGTGTTCATAGAG gAAGTTACAAAGGTTGTGCAGCCCCTGTTGCTGGGAAAGTTGATTCGATACTTCACCTCAGAACCAAGCATATCAGAAACGGAGGCTTACCTGTATGCTATGGGGATGAGTCTGTCAGTCATCATTCTGGCCATTTTCCACCATCCCTACTTTTTCACCGTCCAGCGAATCGGAATGCAGATCCGTGTGGCATGTTGCTCGCTCCTGTATCGAAAG GCTTTACGGTTAAGCAACAAAGCCCTGGGACAGACGACTACAGGACAGATTGTGAACCTTATGTCTAATGATGTCAACAGATTTGACACG GCTGTGATGTTCATCCACTACATATGGATAGGACCTACCCAGGCCATCTTTGTTTTGGTTATACTGTGGATGGAGCTGGGTCCCTCCGCCCTGGCCGGCTTCGGTGTTCTACTCTGTCTGGTTCCTGTGCAAAGCCTGATGGGAAAACTGTTTGCCAAGCTCAG AAACAAGACTGCGATCCACACAGATGAGAGGGTAAAGGTCATGAATGAGATCATTTCAGGAATGAGGGTGATCAAGATGTATTGCTGGGAAAAACCATTCGGAGAACTAGTCGCCAAAATTAGGAA GAGTGAGTCTGGGCGAATAAGAATGAGCAATTACATACGAGCCCTAATCCTGGGGCCCTTCTTGGTCTCCACAAAGTTTGTTATATTCCTGACCTTTGTTGTCTTTGTATACACGGGAGGGACCTTGACAGCCGAGAAGGTTTTCGTGACCATCTCGCTTTACCAGGCCGTGCGCTTGTCAACTACCCTATTTATTCCGTTTGCCATCCAATTTATCTCTGAGACCAGGGTTACCATTAAAAGACTAGAG AATTTCCTTATGCTGGAGGAACTGGACCAAGGATCTATAGAGGATGCATCAGGGTTACGTCCCAAGCTACAAAACTGTTTCATAGAAGTAGACCACCTCTCCGCCAAGTGGGACGCA GAATCGGAACAGCCAACTCTGAGTGATATATCTGTGAGTGTGAAACCAGGGAAACTATTAGCAGTTATTGGACCTGTTGGAGCAGGAAAA tCTTCCTTGCTGATGAGTATTCTGCATGAGTTACCACAGACGGAAGGTAGTGTGAAAGTGCGAGGAAAGATCTCATACACTTCCCAGCAGCCCTGGGTGTTTTCTGCCAGCCTCcgacaaaatattgttttcggAAACAAGTTTGATAATGCTCATTACAGCAAGATCATTAAGGCTTGTGCATTAGACAAG GACATTGAAGTGATGCCGAATGGAGACAGCACTATGATAGGAGACAGAGGGGTCAGCCTGAGTGGAGGTCAAAGGGCAAGGGTCAGTCTAGCCCGGGCCCTGTACATGGAGGCTGATGTTTATCTGTTGGATGATCCACTCAGTGCAGTCGATGCCGTAGTCAGcaggcacctgtttcaaaa GGTTATTAAAGGCATACTGAAAAACAAGCCTGTCATTCTGGTAACACATCAGCTCCACTTTCTGAAAGAGGCAGATgaaattatcattttgaaaGAG GGAAAGTGTCTGGGTAAAGGAACCTTTGATGAGATGTCAACCTCAGGAATTGACTTTTCCTCCTTACTGCAAACcaatgaagaagaagaagagaaaaaaaaccctcctGCTGTAGTGTACGAGAGAGCAACCAGTGTGGAGCATGCACACTCCAGTCTACAGAACATCGGGTCCACTTTCTCCCTAACCTCAATAGGCACAGAATTTGAG CCTGACCCTGTGAAGCTACCAGAAGAGGAAGAAAGGAAGGATGGACAAGTGGGATTGTGGGTATACTTCAAGTACTTCCAGGCGGGATCTGGTCCCATCAAGTTTCCTGTACTGTTTCTCCTTAACGTGATTGCCCAGGCTGCTTACATTATCAGTGATTGGTGGCTAGCAAGATG GGCCAATAATGAGGAAAGAAGAGGAGATATGATTGATCAAGATGCTCTCCTTAGATCTCAAGGAATGAACAATACAAACATCACTATTCCTGACAGCCAGACAGACTTCAATGTGTACGTCTTTTCAGGGATCATTGCATCTGTGTTCATCTTTGGCCTTCTCAGAGCCTTGATGTATTTCAAGGTGGCAGTTGATGCAGCCAAACATTTACACAACAAGATGTTTAGGAGGCTTCTCCGAGTCCCGATCAGATTCTTTGACATTAATCCAGTTG GAAGAGTATTAAACCGCTTTTCCAAAGACACAGGACACATGGATGATAACCTGCCAATCACATTCTTTGATTACATACAG TGTGTTCTGACAATTCTCGGCATCGTCATTGTGGTGGTAGTCATCATTccgtatgtttttgttttattgattcCAATTCTGATCTTGCTGTACATCACTCGAAGATATCACATCATTACCTCCAGACATATCAAGAGACTGGAGGGAACCA CCAGAAGTCCTGTGTTTTCCCACCTAAGTGCCTCTCTCCAAGGTCTGCACACAATCCGAGCGCTGCGTGTCCAAGAGAAGTTCTGTGAGGAGTTTGACAACCACCAGAACCTCCACACCGAGTCCTGGTTCCTCTTCTTGTCCTCCAGTCGCTGGCTGGCTGTCCGGCTCGACTGGATGTGTGCCATTTTTATCACCGTCGTGTCTTTTGCCTGTGTCTTTCTTGCCAAAG ACCTGAATGCGGGACTGGTGGGTCTGTTGATGACCTATGCCATTATGCTGATGGGGCTGTTCCAGTGGGGGGTCAGGCAGAGTGCAGAGGTCGAAAGTCAG atgattTCTGTGGAGAGAGTCTTGGAGTACTCTAAACTGGACACGGAGGAGAACCTGGAGTCGGACACACCCCCACCACCCTCTTGGCCGCAGAACGGGAAAATTGTGGCCAAGAACGCCCGCCTCAGATATGGACCTAACTTACCGTGGGTGTTCCATGGATTGAACTTTGTCATCAATGGCAGAGAAAAG GTTGGACTGGTGGGACGTACAGGGGCTGGCAAAAGCTCCCTGATCAGCTTGATGTTTAGAATGGCTGAAATTGACGGCTCCATAATAATAGACGATGTGGATACACAGAAAATTGGCCTCCATGAACTGAGGAACAAGATCTCCATTATACCACAG GACCCCGTTTTATTTACTGGTCCCCTGCGTAAAAATTTGGATCCTTTTGGAGAATCTTCCGATGAACAGCTGTGGAAAGCCCTAGAAGAG GTTCAGTTGAAGTCTGCTGTGGATGATCTTCCTGGGCAGCTGGACTCTGAAGTGTCCGAGGGTGGATCCAACTTCAGCGTGGGTCAGCGTCAACTGATCTGTCTGGCAAGAGCCATTCTTAGACAAAATCACATACTGATGATCGATGAAGCAACAGCTAATGTCGATCCAAG GACTGACAGTCTTATCCAGAAGACTATTCGTGAAAAGTTCAAACAGTGTACAGTCTTAACTATTGCACATCGTTTGAACACCATCATGGACTCTGATAAAGTCATG gttCTGAATGAAGGAAATGTGGTGGAATTTAACCACCCGCATGTTCTGCTACAAGACACAGAGGGATATTTCTACAAGATGGTGCAACAAACTGGTAAAGGAGAGTCCCAGAAACTCCTCGACATCGCAAAGTCCACCTACAGCAATATTCCGCCAGAAAATCGCCCTGCTCTCTTTACAGAGAGTGAAAGTGTCACAGCAGACGACATCTACTTGTCCCAGGGTGACAATGGTGTGAACTCTGATAGGGCTAATCATGTGATAAAGAATCAAGATGGAGGTGTCTCTTTACCTAATGGGGTTgtgaatgatgataatgatgatgatgatgaaaacaTTGATGAAACAGAGACAAGTTCTCTCCTGACTTCCAATAATCGTCAAGAACCCGATAATGTCGCTAGTCTTTCTCTTTCTCCTGACAAAGATTCCATGCCCCTAGTCAAAAAGGAGGACCTGCCCATTGAATCCTCAAGCCCTATCCACCATGAGAAGGATTCTACGCCTGGAGCACCAAATGAAGATTCCAATGAGACCTCCGAGACAACGGAACTTTTGATTTCTGAAGATGATAGGGATTAA